The DNA region TATAGCATATGCCGTTCTAAGTATTTCAGCATTTTCAAGTCCCTTTACAGTTCTAATCATTTTTATTTGTACTTCCTCTGGTAGTGAACTTGACATTCCTCCAACATACATTTCATTAGTATTCTCACCTTCTGGTTCAATAAATACTTGATGCTGATTTTTATCAGGAAATCTCATTACTTTATCCTCTATAGATGGACAATATCTAGGTCCTACACTTTTAATACTACCATTATATAAAGGAGATCTATCTATATTTTCTCTAATAACTTCGTGAGTTTCTTCATTAGTATAAGTTAAATAACATAATATTTGTTTTCTATCAAGATTATCACTTATAAATGAAAAAGGAATTATTTTATTATCTCCAGGTTGCTCTATCATTTTTGATACATCTATGGATCTCTTATTAATACGGGCTGGAGTACCGGTTTTAAACCTTCTTAATGCTATTCCAGAATCTATAAGGCTTTGTGATAATTCATTAGCAGGAAATAATCCACTTGGTCCACCACTATAATTAATCTCTCCTGTTATTATTCTAGATCTTAAATAAGTACCTGTAGCTAAAACAACAGTTCTTGTTGAAAAATAGGCACCATTCTTAGTAAGAATCCCTTTTACTTTGCTATCTTTAATATCAATACTTACAACCTCTATCTGCTTTATATATAAATTATCCTGTCTTTCCAATACTTCTTTCATTCTCTCAGAATATCTTCTCTTATCAGCCTGTGCTCTAAGCGAGTGAACTGCTGGGCCTTTTGATAAATTTAGCATCTTAGATTGAATAAATGTATGATCAATATTAACTCCCATTTCTCCACCTAATGCATCTATCTCTCTTACTAAATGACCCTTAGCTGTTCCACCTACATTAGGATTACATGGCATCATAGCTATGCTATCTAAATTCATAGTACATATAAGAGTTTTAACACCCATTCTGGCAGCCGCTAAAGCAGCTTCACAACCTGCATGACC from Clostridium pasteurianum BC1 includes:
- the mnmG gene encoding tRNA uridine-5-carboxymethylaminomethyl(34) synthesis enzyme MnmG, with amino-acid sequence MIKYIAGDYDVIVIGAGHAGCEAALAAARMGVKTLICTMNLDSIAMMPCNPNVGGTAKGHLVREIDALGGEMGVNIDHTFIQSKMLNLSKGPAVHSLRAQADKRRYSERMKEVLERQDNLYIKQIEVVSIDIKDSKVKGILTKNGAYFSTRTVVLATGTYLRSRIITGEINYSGGPSGLFPANELSQSLIDSGIALRRFKTGTPARINKRSIDVSKMIEQPGDNKIIPFSFISDNLDRKQILCYLTYTNEETHEVIRENIDRSPLYNGSIKSVGPRYCPSIEDKVMRFPDKNQHQVFIEPEGENTNEMYVGGMSSSLPEEVQIKMIRTVKGLENAEILRTAYAIEYDCIDPTQLKLSLEFKNINGLFGAGQLNGSSGYEEAACQGIIAGINASLKVKNREPLILSRSDAYIGVLIDDLVTKGTNEPYRMMTSRSEYRLLLRQDNADIRLTEIGKQIGLVSDYRYEKFINKRDSIHKEINRLRKLQITNKKENNDFLEGIGSSTLKKPISLYELIKRPELNYNMIKFLDSERPNLSEDITEEVEIETKYEGYIDKQLEQVEQFKKLENRLIPEDIDYHKVKGIRVEAIQKLDKMRPISIGQASRISGVSPADISVLMIYLEQYFRQKLV